In a single window of the Methanolobus psychrophilus R15 genome:
- a CDS encoding putative circadian clock protein KaiC yields MRIPTGIEGFDDLVQGGFLSERVYVLSGPPGSGKTTFGVQFLAHGASRGEVGLYATLLECPQNIINDMSNYTINIAPLIKMQKLLFADLGPRMEYGYMDEMNEFVTTDYNVGRASIESEAPSPSMVFKEIAAYVSEYDVKRLVIDSVSAIRFTTNDFSLQEKEMSRFIRNLKKLGCTTVLLSEMTDPTAYSTEQFAAHGVIFMHNFLYDKTMTRAIQVIKMRGTRHDCNMRSVSFTEKGLKIEGYLE; encoded by the coding sequence ATGAGAATACCTACAGGAATAGAAGGATTTGATGATCTGGTACAGGGCGGTTTCCTGTCAGAAAGGGTCTATGTACTGAGCGGTCCGCCAGGCAGCGGGAAAACCACATTTGGAGTACAGTTCCTTGCACATGGCGCTTCCAGAGGTGAGGTCGGGTTATACGCGACATTGCTTGAATGCCCGCAGAACATCATTAATGACATGTCCAATTATACGATAAACATTGCTCCTCTGATCAAAATGCAGAAACTCCTCTTTGCAGATCTAGGTCCAAGAATGGAGTACGGGTACATGGATGAGATGAACGAGTTTGTGACAACGGACTATAACGTCGGCCGGGCATCCATTGAAAGCGAGGCGCCGTCCCCTTCCATGGTCTTTAAGGAAATAGCTGCATACGTTTCAGAATATGACGTCAAGCGCCTTGTCATAGATTCGGTGTCAGCCATAAGGTTCACTACAAACGATTTCTCCCTTCAGGAGAAGGAGATGAGCAGGTTCATACGCAACCTCAAGAAGCTTGGCTGTACTACCGTACTGTTGTCTGAGATGACGGATCCTACTGCGTATTCCACAGAGCAGTTTGCAGCACATGGTGTCATTTTCATGCACAATTTCCTGTATGACAAGACAATGACACGTGCCATCCAGGTAATCAAAATGCGTGGCACAAGGCACGATTGCAACATGCGCTCTGTCAGTTTTACGGAAAAAGGCCTGAAGATCGAAGGTTATCTGGAATGA
- a CDS encoding elongation factor Tu domain-containing protein, whose translation MTKIAIIGSEKSGKTTLAGKLGKKGSVTDITMYDYAKNDRVLTTIDATGYPASVKSLLTALNLSDIAILCIPPHGLDPLAAECIISLDLLGYKHGIVVQTKADLSYPLALEEMKEKLKKITKGTALENWQYHTISTTSFEGMEELKELIFSMGDLVDAEQRSLDSLPARIVIDQSFNVTGIGCVVLGVVSQGTIHAKDKMVAYPAKKDLEIRSIQMHDVDVKTAPAGARVGLALKNVQSKDIDRGFILSAEENVSEDLIIECTLSQLSKEFAVGDMLHAYVGLQSAPLKVKSIKYEGQSVEKAKPGKKYLLELAGTKEIAYSKNDRFVLANLDGKQRFVAFGYSQ comes from the coding sequence ATGACTAAAATTGCCATCATTGGAAGTGAAAAGAGCGGGAAGACCACTCTTGCCGGGAAACTGGGCAAAAAGGGCAGTGTTACTGACATCACGATGTATGACTATGCCAAGAATGACCGGGTGCTCACGACCATTGATGCGACCGGGTATCCGGCATCCGTGAAATCCCTCCTGACAGCACTTAACCTTTCAGATATAGCCATACTGTGCATACCACCGCATGGACTCGACCCTCTTGCGGCCGAATGTATCATTTCCCTTGACCTTTTAGGGTATAAGCATGGTATCGTTGTCCAGACCAAAGCAGACCTGTCATATCCGCTGGCTCTTGAGGAAATGAAAGAGAAACTCAAAAAGATTACAAAAGGAACAGCGCTTGAGAACTGGCAGTACCATACCATTTCCACAACTAGCTTTGAGGGCATGGAAGAGCTCAAGGAACTGATCTTCTCCATGGGAGACCTGGTGGACGCCGAGCAAAGGAGCCTAGACAGCCTTCCTGCACGGATTGTCATCGACCAGTCCTTCAATGTCACCGGAATAGGATGCGTGGTACTGGGAGTCGTGTCACAGGGAACCATACATGCCAAGGATAAGATGGTGGCCTATCCGGCCAAAAAGGACCTGGAGATCCGCTCCATCCAGATGCATGATGTGGACGTTAAGACAGCTCCGGCTGGTGCAAGGGTCGGCCTTGCGCTCAAGAATGTGCAGTCAAAAGATATAGACAGAGGTTTTATCCTGTCCGCAGAGGAAAATGTTTCGGAGGATCTCATTATTGAGTGTACCCTTTCGCAATTATCAAAGGAATTTGCAGTAGGGGATATGCTTCACGCCTACGTTGGCCTGCAATCGGCACCGCTAAAAGTGAAGAGTATAAAATACGAAGGGCAAAGTGTGGAAAAAGCAAAGCCCGGGAAAAAGTACCTGTTGGAACTGGCAGGGACAAAGGAAATAGCCTATAGCAAAAATGACAGGTTCGTCCTGGCAAACCTCGATGGCAAGCAGAGATTCGTTGCCTTCGGATATAGCCAGTGA
- a CDS encoding ATP dependent DNA ligase, whose amino-acid sequence MDNGTEMDIKKATEAFGLSPSRFSELLEKKVLLQDWGEYEDLFRFSNSVGKIDEGSVLVKKGNGFEFVQGFPKIKRAIMLAPAIKSHFASIDAVAVEEKMNGYNVRVIEHKRELIAFTRSGHVCPYSSERADYLLEHDLFKDHPEYVVYGEMVGPDNPYVPKHIYEVDSLEFFVFDIRSKEGIPLPVHERRELAADYGLTQVELLGEFEVSEAAEGIRDIILELGKKEREGVIIKDPAMVLQPLKYTTSETNCADLRQGFRFYNESGKDYLFARVVREGFQSVEWNESEEDLEKRCLMLGKSILIPMRESIMHVQEGERLWEDVQIRVREVSTIDKFRMYLERLGLDVIFGSPELIGDEYVVKIRKVNKSTTDKTLGIIEGQLWS is encoded by the coding sequence ATGGACAATGGGACTGAAATGGATATAAAAAAGGCGACAGAGGCTTTCGGCCTGTCGCCTTCCAGATTTTCAGAACTTCTTGAAAAGAAGGTGCTACTGCAGGACTGGGGTGAATATGAGGATTTATTCCGGTTCAGCAACAGTGTTGGGAAAATTGATGAGGGCAGTGTACTTGTCAAAAAAGGGAATGGCTTTGAGTTCGTGCAGGGATTCCCGAAGATAAAAAGGGCTATTATGCTTGCTCCTGCCATCAAGAGTCATTTTGCGAGTATCGATGCTGTTGCTGTTGAAGAGAAGATGAATGGATACAATGTCCGTGTCATCGAACATAAAAGGGAACTTATTGCTTTTACTCGCAGCGGCCACGTCTGCCCATACTCCAGCGAGCGTGCCGACTACCTGCTTGAACATGATCTTTTTAAGGACCATCCTGAATATGTGGTCTACGGTGAGATGGTGGGACCTGATAACCCCTATGTACCAAAGCATATTTATGAGGTGGATTCGCTCGAGTTCTTTGTTTTTGACATCCGATCTAAAGAAGGGATTCCCCTGCCTGTTCATGAGAGAAGGGAACTTGCTGCTGATTATGGTTTGACTCAGGTCGAACTTCTTGGCGAGTTCGAAGTATCTGAAGCTGCTGAAGGGATACGGGATATAATCCTGGAACTAGGCAAAAAGGAACGTGAGGGCGTTATAATCAAAGACCCTGCAATGGTATTGCAACCATTAAAATACACAACCTCAGAAACCAATTGTGCTGATCTGCGCCAGGGGTTCAGGTTCTATAACGAATCAGGCAAGGATTACCTCTTTGCAAGAGTTGTCAGAGAGGGGTTCCAATCAGTCGAATGGAACGAGAGCGAGGAAGATCTTGAGAAAAGATGCCTCATGCTAGGTAAAAGCATACTTATCCCCATGAGAGAATCGATTATGCATGTGCAGGAAGGCGAGCGCCTATGGGAGGATGTGCAGATAAGGGTGAGAGAAGTAAGCACTATAGATAAATTCAGAATGTATCTTGAAAGGCTTGGTCTTGATGTCATCTTCGGCTCACCAGAGCTCATCGGGGATGAATATGTGGTCAAGATCAGGAAAGTGAACAAGAGTACAACAGACAAGACCCTTGGTATAATCGAAGGCCAGCTCTGGTCGTGA
- a CDS encoding CBS domain-containing protein, giving the protein MEVKDIMTEPVNIDKSATISHALDIMEKKGTRRLLVTHDHKIMGVLTMRNLTKELGTRKKGSMPASALHVATAVSDNYVKVLPDTKVTDAVTLMARNGGVMIVVENEKVLGWVTPTELLRNNDLKGYVAEVMQKNPIVAHPADRVSHVRRLMLDNNIGRVPVIDDDKLVGIVTEKDIAKAMRSFRDIVDGNKQDARIKNLIVEDIMKMGVKTVYTNTPVKDVAKLMLDENIGGVPVVNLEEQMVGLVTRRNIVNGLAQ; this is encoded by the coding sequence ATGGAAGTAAAGGACATCATGACAGAACCTGTGAATATAGATAAGTCAGCTACCATCTCTCATGCACTTGACATCATGGAAAAGAAGGGAACAAGGCGTCTCCTTGTCACGCATGATCACAAGATCATGGGCGTGCTCACCATGAGAAACCTTACAAAAGAGCTTGGGACCCGCAAGAAGGGAAGTATGCCGGCATCTGCCCTGCATGTTGCAACAGCTGTCTCTGACAATTACGTAAAAGTGCTCCCGGATACCAAGGTAACAGATGCCGTCACCCTCATGGCCCGCAACGGCGGGGTGATGATCGTAGTTGAGAATGAAAAGGTCCTTGGCTGGGTGACTCCGACAGAACTTCTCAGGAACAACGACCTGAAGGGATATGTGGCTGAAGTGATGCAAAAGAACCCTATTGTCGCACACCCCGCTGACCGCGTGAGCCATGTAAGACGTCTCATGCTGGACAATAATATCGGAAGGGTGCCTGTGATAGATGACGACAAGCTGGTAGGGATAGTCACAGAGAAGGACATTGCCAAAGCAATGCGTTCGTTCCGTGACATTGTCGATGGCAATAAGCAGGATGCACGTATCAAGAACCTCATTGTCGAGGATATAATGAAAATGGGTGTCAAGACCGTTTATACCAATACACCCGTAAAGGACGTCGCAAAACTCATGCTTGATGAGAATATAGGCGGCGTGCCGGTCGTAAACCTTGAAGAACAGATGGTAGGGCTTGTTACAAGGAGAAATATCGTCAACGGGCTTGCGCAATAA
- a CDS encoding putative signal transduction protein: MSVKELMTKDIFVMDADTTVLEVAREMTDRNSDSVIVVNDGDIVGIITEKDVVSKTVAKNRLPGEMNARSIMSSPIISIRPSTGIIEAAELMVKSDIRRLAVMDGNIILGMITYRDIMAISPGLNTILQNLIELHREGDFLRETDVERGICQRCGAMADNLKEVNGLNLCEDCSEEEGYYD; encoded by the coding sequence ATGTCTGTCAAAGAATTGATGACAAAGGATATCTTTGTCATGGATGCTGACACTACCGTACTTGAAGTTGCCCGGGAGATGACTGACCGCAATTCAGACAGTGTTATTGTGGTGAATGATGGTGACATCGTCGGCATAATCACCGAGAAGGATGTTGTTTCCAAGACTGTTGCAAAGAACAGGCTTCCCGGAGAGATGAATGCTAGGAGCATTATGTCCTCCCCGATAATATCGATCAGACCCTCTACAGGAATTATCGAAGCAGCTGAGCTCATGGTCAAGTCGGATATACGCAGGCTTGCAGTGATGGATGGTAACATAATACTGGGAATGATCACATACAGGGATATCATGGCAATCTCCCCGGGACTTAACACCATCCTCCAGAACCTGATAGAATTGCACCGTGAAGGAGACTTCCTGAGGGAGACCGATGTGGAGCGTGGCATCTGCCAGCGTTGCGGTGCCATGGCTGACAACCTGAAAGAGGTCAACGGGCTCAACCTGTGTGAGGACTGCAGTGAGGAAGAAGGTTACTATGACTAG
- a CDS encoding replication factor A, producing MDEIIEIYKKQKLSGTITQEDFLERVGEKVNQMGGLCDTRTAAMLVAHDLGAGDTHGEGAGNEIQKVADIAPGTGNVRLIAKVMSVFPAKEFNRNDGTIGRVANLLVADETGSIRLTLWDDKADLVKTGDITIGQTFQISGYVKEGYSGVEVNIGNNGVLCETDEKIEASVATTKITDIKNGMGDINLKARVLDIADIKTFNRKDGSTGRVSNITVGDDTGKIRVTLWDEKTDLLPELNINDSIEIINAYARENNFSQQVEVQVGNRTIVKKTDKPVDYSENFTSISDIIPGESYSIKGSVSGIGDRRDFTRDDGTENSVSNIYVSDDTGRIRIALWGEHAGLIEEVDIDTEIEIIDAFSKSGFNDEIELSAGNRTRIIVL from the coding sequence ATGGATGAAATTATAGAGATCTACAAAAAGCAAAAGCTTAGCGGGACCATCACCCAGGAGGATTTCCTGGAGAGGGTCGGGGAAAAAGTGAACCAGATGGGCGGACTTTGTGACACAAGAACGGCAGCAATGCTTGTGGCACATGACCTTGGGGCCGGTGACACACATGGAGAAGGCGCCGGGAATGAGATACAAAAGGTCGCAGATATCGCCCCCGGCACAGGGAATGTCAGGCTCATTGCCAAGGTCATGTCTGTGTTCCCGGCCAAGGAGTTCAACCGCAATGACGGCACCATCGGAAGAGTTGCAAATCTTCTCGTTGCTGACGAAACAGGTTCCATACGCCTGACACTGTGGGACGATAAGGCGGATCTTGTGAAGACAGGAGATATCACTATCGGACAGACATTCCAGATAAGCGGTTATGTGAAAGAAGGATATTCCGGTGTTGAAGTGAATATAGGTAACAACGGTGTGCTGTGCGAGACAGACGAAAAGATCGAGGCCTCTGTTGCCACCACAAAGATCACAGATATAAAGAACGGCATGGGTGACATTAACCTCAAAGCCAGGGTGCTGGACATAGCCGATATAAAGACCTTTAACCGCAAGGATGGTTCAACGGGCAGGGTCTCGAATATAACTGTAGGAGACGACACCGGAAAGATCAGGGTCACCCTGTGGGATGAGAAAACAGACCTGCTGCCCGAATTAAATATCAATGACTCCATTGAGATAATCAACGCTTACGCCCGGGAGAATAACTTCAGCCAGCAAGTCGAAGTGCAGGTGGGCAACCGCACCATTGTGAAGAAAACAGACAAGCCAGTCGACTATTCAGAGAATTTCACATCCATATCCGATATAATACCAGGGGAATCATACTCTATAAAAGGATCTGTCTCCGGGATAGGGGACCGCCGGGATTTCACACGCGATGACGGTACAGAGAACAGCGTCTCAAATATCTATGTTTCCGACGACACAGGCAGGATAAGGATAGCGCTCTGGGGTGAACATGCCGGCCTTATAGAAGAGGTTGATATTGACACAGAAATAGAGATAATCGATGCCTTCTCAAAATCAGGTTTCAATGATGAGATCGAGCTCAGCGCAGGAAACCGGACAAGGATAATAGTCCTTTGA
- a CDS encoding RNA 2'-phosphotransferase-like protein, translated as MIRKCIQHGYFRGDVCPECGEEGRYVLDDDREERLGRFISGALRHFPEDVGLEMDQQGWVDMDVLCEIMMKRYKWGTMERLVSLVESDMKGRYEIDGSFIRARYGHSVEIDLISDYPENELPYLYYGVSQEEADMLLENGITPVRQCYVHLSTSLEKAMQAASIHTDNPVIFEIDAASAQEDGIDIVVVNEDIVLAKSIPSEYISIADTQE; from the coding sequence ATGATCCGTAAATGTATACAGCATGGGTACTTCAGGGGCGACGTATGCCCGGAATGCGGCGAAGAAGGACGTTATGTGCTGGACGATGACCGGGAAGAGAGGCTTGGAAGATTCATTTCTGGTGCATTGAGGCACTTCCCGGAGGATGTTGGCCTGGAAATGGACCAGCAGGGCTGGGTTGATATGGATGTGCTCTGTGAAATTATGATGAAACGCTACAAATGGGGCACCATGGAGCGCCTTGTCTCTCTGGTAGAGTCCGACATGAAAGGCCGCTATGAGATAGACGGATCTTTTATCAGGGCTCGTTACGGCCATTCAGTAGAGATCGATCTTATATCCGATTATCCTGAGAATGAACTCCCTTACCTCTACTATGGTGTAAGCCAGGAAGAAGCGGACATGCTTCTTGAGAACGGGATCACTCCTGTCAGGCAGTGCTATGTGCACCTAAGCACTTCACTTGAAAAAGCAATGCAGGCCGCTTCTATCCATACTGACAACCCTGTGATATTTGAAATCGATGCCGCATCGGCGCAGGAGGACGGGATTGATATTGTGGTTGTTAACGAGGATATAGTGCTTGCAAAGAGCATCCCCTCAGAGTACATAAGCATCGCTGACACACAGGAATGA
- the rtcA gene encoding RNA 3'-terminal-phosphate cyclase, with amino-acid sequence MIVIDGSYGEGGGQILRTAVSLSAVIGEQVTVTNIRKARPQPGLKMQHLTSIKAAALLCDAKVEGLFPGSTEIRFFPLEIKGLSAEIDIGTAGSIPLLIQSIMPAAAYASGGVRLTLKGGTDVTWSPAIDYLENVTFKALARMGYSSHLKTISRGYYPRGGGLIELEIEPSKLRGYDFVREDRDVSGISHSSGLPEHVAQRQAASAKEILKEKGYGCDIRTEVSQYASTGSGINLWSGFKGAVSIGKKGLPAEKVGARAAEEMITCLESDAAVDQHLADQLIPYMGLAGSGSFTTVALSDHTTTNIWVTEQFLDVRFGIKRGDGFVEVYVQ; translated from the coding sequence ATGATAGTCATCGACGGCTCATACGGAGAGGGAGGTGGGCAGATACTGCGGACTGCGGTATCCCTCTCAGCAGTAATAGGAGAGCAAGTAACTGTTACAAATATCCGCAAAGCAAGACCCCAGCCCGGGCTGAAGATGCAGCATCTCACCTCAATAAAAGCGGCCGCTCTCTTATGTGATGCGAAGGTGGAAGGGCTTTTTCCTGGCTCAACTGAGATCCGGTTCTTTCCACTGGAAATAAAGGGGTTAAGCGCTGAAATTGACATTGGTACCGCAGGCAGCATCCCATTACTTATCCAGAGTATCATGCCTGCTGCTGCTTATGCAAGCGGTGGCGTCAGGCTCACGCTCAAAGGGGGGACTGATGTCACCTGGTCCCCTGCCATAGACTATCTTGAAAATGTGACCTTCAAAGCCTTGGCGAGAATGGGGTACAGCTCACATCTGAAAACCATCAGCAGAGGCTACTACCCCAGAGGCGGAGGACTAATCGAGCTGGAAATCGAGCCATCAAAGCTTCGGGGATATGATTTTGTCAGAGAGGACAGGGATGTTTCAGGCATCTCCCATAGCTCCGGGCTGCCCGAACATGTGGCGCAGAGACAGGCCGCATCTGCAAAAGAGATTCTGAAGGAAAAGGGATATGGATGTGATATCCGTACAGAGGTCTCGCAGTATGCTTCCACTGGAAGCGGGATAAACCTGTGGTCCGGCTTCAAGGGTGCAGTCTCCATTGGAAAAAAAGGCTTGCCTGCAGAGAAGGTAGGGGCCAGGGCTGCAGAGGAAATGATAACATGCCTGGAGTCAGATGCGGCTGTTGACCAGCATCTTGCCGACCAGCTAATACCTTACATGGGACTTGCAGGCAGCGGCTCTTTCACAACCGTTGCCCTGTCAGATCACACAACTACCAATATATGGGTCACTGAACAATTCCTTGATGTCAGGTTCGGCATAAAAAGAGGGGATGGGTTTGTCGAGGTTTACGTGCAATGA
- a CDS encoding FAD-dependent pyridine nucleotide-disulfide oxidoreductase — MNDRDPADRKKLIIIGGGAVGLAVATSVKRHSDHDVLVFSSDSHASYSQCGIPFVIAKEISDFNSLLQRNKEFFEEAEIDLRIGTVVKSIDMAARTVLAEGKEYRFDKLVIATGSTPSIPEKLKSGALLENVFTVRTLEDGIRLEKALQKASSVAIIGGGAIGAELAVACSKRGLDTLLINRSSSLLSHNIDPDMADIVREHLESLGVQILTDYTPQALNGEGSVKSVTIGEKEFPADVVIISAGVKPETKLAADAGIAIGPTGGIIVNKDLQVKLTNGTFDPDIYCGGECAQLQDLITGRPMLSQLASTARRMAGVIRDNLIDEQSSFGPVISPWVALIGELEVGTVGITTRIARLNGIDVVSGLATGTTRAGYYPGSTQLYIKLLFRNRILVGAQAIGGKGVKERIDGFSLAISKRTTVDEILNMETCYTPPLGTLVDPLTYAAKGALRKMSKVRK, encoded by the coding sequence ATGAATGACAGAGATCCAGCTGACAGGAAAAAACTTATAATTATAGGTGGAGGGGCAGTGGGACTGGCTGTGGCAACAAGTGTAAAACGCCATAGTGACCACGACGTCCTCGTATTCTCTTCGGACTCCCATGCATCCTATAGCCAGTGCGGCATACCATTTGTAATAGCAAAGGAGATCAGCGATTTCAATTCCCTTCTTCAAAGGAACAAAGAGTTCTTCGAGGAAGCAGAAATAGACCTCCGGATAGGCACTGTGGTCAAGTCTATTGACATGGCGGCCCGTACAGTCCTTGCTGAAGGAAAAGAATATCGCTTTGACAAGCTTGTGATTGCCACAGGCAGCACTCCGTCCATCCCTGAGAAACTCAAAAGTGGAGCTTTACTTGAAAATGTATTCACTGTACGTACCCTTGAGGACGGCATAAGGCTTGAGAAAGCCCTTCAGAAAGCATCCAGTGTAGCGATAATAGGAGGAGGGGCAATAGGAGCTGAACTTGCTGTGGCATGTTCTAAAAGAGGATTGGATACACTCCTCATCAACCGGAGCAGTTCCCTGCTGTCACACAATATCGATCCGGATATGGCGGATATAGTCAGGGAACACCTTGAGTCTCTGGGAGTGCAGATACTTACAGACTATACCCCGCAAGCTCTCAATGGGGAAGGCAGCGTCAAATCCGTGACCATTGGAGAAAAGGAATTTCCGGCTGACGTGGTCATAATATCCGCAGGGGTAAAGCCTGAAACAAAGCTTGCCGCTGATGCAGGGATAGCAATAGGCCCCACAGGAGGGATCATTGTCAATAAAGACCTGCAAGTAAAGCTAACTAACGGAACTTTTGATCCTGATATCTACTGTGGGGGAGAGTGCGCACAACTTCAGGATCTCATAACAGGCAGACCTATGTTAAGCCAGCTTGCAAGCACAGCAAGAAGAATGGCAGGAGTGATACGGGATAACCTGATAGATGAACAAAGCAGCTTCGGTCCGGTGATCAGCCCATGGGTAGCTCTCATAGGGGAACTGGAAGTAGGTACAGTGGGGATTACCACCCGGATAGCTCGCCTTAATGGAATAGATGTAGTAAGTGGCCTTGCTACGGGCACTACTCGTGCAGGATACTATCCCGGCTCAACCCAACTGTACATCAAACTTCTTTTCAGGAACAGGATTCTCGTAGGAGCACAGGCTATCGGCGGCAAGGGTGTCAAAGAGAGAATTGACGGGTTCTCCCTTGCCATCAGCAAAAGAACTACAGTGGACGAAATACTTAACATGGAAACCTGCTATACACCACCGCTGGGAACGCTTGTGGATCCGCTCACCTATGCAGCAAAAGGTGCACTCCGGAAAATGTCAAAGGTCCGGAAATGA
- a CDS encoding DNA primase: MQNADTTKYIIHSKISAEGIIERPDIVGAIFGQTEGLLGSDLDLRDLQKTGRIGRIEVVVSAKAGKTKGTILIPSSLDKVETSILAASLETIDRVGPCSAKIEITQMEDVRATKRHQIIERAKFILTGMFDENLPESQEIADQVRQSVRVEEMEYFGKNKIPCGPAVFDSDAIIVVEGRADVLNLLRYGIKNTICVGGTNVPPEVAELTKKKETVTVFTDGDRGGELIIKELVQVANVDYIARAPDGKSVEDLVQKEVIRALRQKVPVEQVLDKYSIKDSESDNASHIARLPKRKERRTSDVKRIAPPEVSRTIPAEVKRISPVKVQKADEKELQPATEEERVPQSRERTPTERPQSRERPPSRERPQAERPQSRERTSGERPQSRERPSGERSQPRENAEPVAASRPEIASKPSPISSKFRPHANDLIGTFSARFLDGNDKVVNETAVRDLVNTLKDYQNEVKTVVFDGVVTQRILDIAADKGIENLVGAKVGSVTKRPASVRIFTADAL, encoded by the coding sequence ATGCAAAATGCAGACACTACAAAATATATCATTCATTCAAAGATCAGCGCTGAAGGAATAATCGAACGTCCCGATATAGTAGGCGCTATATTCGGCCAGACGGAGGGGCTCCTTGGCTCTGACCTTGACCTGCGCGACCTCCAGAAGACGGGCAGGATAGGAAGGATTGAGGTTGTTGTAAGTGCCAAGGCCGGGAAGACCAAAGGCACTATCCTTATCCCCTCAAGCCTTGACAAGGTCGAGACATCCATTCTGGCAGCATCTCTTGAAACCATTGACAGGGTAGGTCCCTGCAGTGCAAAGATAGAGATAACCCAGATGGAGGATGTCAGGGCCACAAAGAGGCACCAGATCATCGAGAGAGCAAAGTTCATCCTCACAGGCATGTTTGACGAGAACCTGCCGGAGTCCCAGGAAATTGCAGATCAGGTGCGCCAGTCTGTAAGGGTCGAAGAAATGGAATACTTCGGAAAGAACAAGATACCTTGCGGTCCTGCAGTATTCGATTCTGACGCGATCATAGTTGTAGAGGGACGCGCAGATGTTCTTAACCTCCTTCGTTACGGCATCAAGAACACAATTTGTGTGGGAGGCACCAATGTACCTCCTGAGGTCGCGGAGCTCACCAAGAAGAAAGAGACAGTCACAGTGTTCACTGATGGTGACCGCGGCGGAGAGCTCATTATCAAGGAACTGGTCCAGGTGGCCAATGTAGATTATATTGCACGTGCTCCTGATGGAAAGAGTGTTGAAGACCTTGTGCAAAAAGAGGTCATAAGAGCCCTCAGGCAGAAAGTCCCTGTTGAGCAGGTGCTCGATAAGTACAGTATAAAGGATTCTGAATCAGATAACGCATCCCACATTGCGCGCCTGCCAAAACGCAAGGAAAGACGTACTTCTGATGTAAAAAGGATAGCTCCGCCGGAAGTTTCAAGGACAATTCCTGCTGAAGTAAAAAGGATAAGCCCTGTAAAGGTGCAAAAAGCAGATGAGAAAGAACTTCAGCCTGCTACGGAAGAAGAACGGGTGCCACAGTCCCGCGAGAGGACACCTACCGAGAGGCCGCAATCCCGCGAAAGACCACCTTCCCGTGAAAGACCCCAGGCTGAACGACCGCAGTCTCGTGAGAGAACCTCTGGTGAAAGACCGCAGTCCCGTGAAAGGCCATCGGGTGAAAGGTCGCAGCCGAGGGAAAATGCGGAACCCGTTGCTGCCAGCAGGCCTGAGATCGCAAGCAAGCCATCTCCTATCAGCAGCAAGTTCAGGCCTCACGCGAACGACCTTATAGGCACTTTCAGTGCCCGCTTCCTGGATGGGAATGATAAGGTTGTCAATGAGACTGCTGTGAGGGATCTTGTTAATACTCTCAAGGATTACCAGAATGAGGTAAAAACAGTTGTCTTTGATGGAGTTGTCACACAGAGGATACTGGACATAGCGGCTGACAAGGGCATAGAGAACCTTGTGGGTGCAAAGGTCGGAAGCGTCACCAAAAGGCCGGCATCAGTAAGAATATTCACTGCAGATGCATTGTGA
- a CDS encoding SSU ribosomal protein S18P alanine acetyltransferase, with protein sequence MIVRNFEPNDFSEVLEIESEAFAEHNPFIYMNFYEMNSECFLVAEERKHITGFVVGYQISGEEGRIFSVAVRERYRGYGIGTRLIDAITDIFREKMLAFASLEVRLGNREAQRLYQKIGFIPCWVQHGYYSDGEDGIVMKKRLTPVTRSARGGFLSNVPNLPVRPVYRLEDII encoded by the coding sequence ATGATCGTCAGGAACTTTGAACCAAATGATTTTTCAGAGGTACTTGAAATAGAATCAGAGGCATTTGCCGAGCATAACCCGTTCATCTACATGAACTTCTATGAGATGAACAGCGAGTGCTTCCTGGTTGCTGAGGAGAGGAAACATATAACCGGTTTTGTTGTCGGCTACCAGATATCAGGTGAAGAGGGAAGGATATTCTCAGTTGCGGTAAGGGAGCGTTACAGGGGTTATGGTATCGGTACGCGTCTGATTGATGCCATTACAGACATCTTCCGGGAAAAAATGCTGGCCTTTGCCAGTCTGGAGGTCAGACTGGGCAACCGTGAGGCACAGAGGCTCTATCAGAAGATAGGCTTTATCCCCTGCTGGGTCCAGCATGGGTACTACTCAGACGGCGAGGACGGCATCGTTATGAAAAAAAGACTGACACCTGTTACAAGAAGTGCAAGAGGTGGTTTCTTAAGCAATGTACCAAACCTACCCGTCAGGCCTGTTTACAGGCTAGAGGATATTATATAG